Proteins encoded within one genomic window of Spirulina major PCC 6313:
- a CDS encoding carboxypeptidase-like regulatory domain-containing protein codes for MKPHHHPKTWLSSILALLLLNPLSMAIAQPSPTPDELPIIGLNLGNRNVNPGVFVRGEIDEFTAVDFENWLIPYDAVLEVLQIRTTAISATEIELRSPYKVLRLDPNDIRQDPELGRVFSVAEIRDRFEIGVEFDAFDYAIVFDVPTVNATRSSRREPPLVSLAGLPVVRSPSFGLTLIEPNLTFDKTKDSDWQNRSELLAVGTMFGSSWFARINPGNLLDGDPWQLAEFQILNQSDRADYFFGSQPTFWRGQTPGDFWGTTTIQRRGFTPFSYRNISGGANPTRRLQPNQVTATINGRAEPGTLVQLVTNLQQRDVWDEELVDGSGVYRFTDVPVGRDAPRNYYLLLFPNGSLAAEPVIEAAEFTLLPEQLPTGASALIASSGWRRIRKPDKFIGEFQGLSGGVAYRYGISEDLTLGIGSVYDGDLYGLAELFYQPKGTPLRVAISGLMSTDSDVDAEVVWDQQDLYITLNTNLDRTQYSLNWEVLAGLRLFSRGTWDDFARFGVQYSTSGRLASTILGLNWQTDARTDWLLYQRLDQWTLTHRGDDRSDRLTTDTQLDYRLNRTNQSDFLALGLETEWVEGGQGRTAQDNYLLTAGWHYKSRDRNDIGQSLWQTELGYGVSAKSHGPYALIGTTVVPGLFLEARYEVVTLRANQNRFTFQLRSSLGVQPGFGPGERRPERLRTEGGILVQPFYDFNGNGERDAGESLYQDSVDFLIVDHEVVRSQDLYQEGDRLLLPLSAGFHRIDLEEAGFPPDFQPTITSFAVEVAEGSYTPFPIPLQASYTLMGVVTNADGNPVAGARVEAVDEQGEIVSFSITNSAGVYYLEQLRLGTYRININGQAVGDRNQIIFNPNSDTLEELNLQTPPPNNDRSQRRTSKRRKIISLPYRHPADQVGTLP; via the coding sequence GTGAAACCCCATCACCATCCTAAAACCTGGTTGAGCAGTATCCTCGCCCTCCTGCTGCTCAACCCCTTGAGTATGGCGATCGCCCAACCCTCCCCAACCCCCGACGAACTCCCGATCATCGGCCTCAACCTGGGGAATCGCAACGTTAACCCCGGCGTATTCGTCCGGGGAGAAATCGACGAATTCACGGCCGTTGATTTTGAGAATTGGCTGATTCCCTACGATGCGGTGCTAGAGGTGTTGCAAATTCGCACCACCGCGATCAGCGCGACCGAAATCGAACTGCGATCGCCCTACAAAGTCCTGCGCCTCGACCCCAACGACATTCGCCAAGACCCGGAATTGGGCCGCGTCTTTTCCGTGGCTGAAATCCGCGATCGCTTCGAGATTGGTGTCGAATTTGATGCCTTTGACTATGCGATCGTCTTTGATGTGCCCACCGTGAACGCGACGCGCAGTAGCCGTCGTGAACCGCCCCTGGTCAGTTTGGCAGGCCTGCCCGTGGTGCGATCGCCCTCCTTTGGTTTAACCCTCATCGAGCCAAACCTCACCTTTGACAAAACCAAAGACTCCGACTGGCAAAATCGCAGCGAACTCCTCGCCGTCGGCACGATGTTCGGCAGTAGTTGGTTTGCCCGGATTAACCCCGGCAATCTCCTCGATGGCGACCCCTGGCAACTGGCCGAATTTCAAATCTTGAACCAAAGCGATCGCGCCGACTACTTTTTCGGTTCCCAGCCCACCTTTTGGCGCGGCCAAACCCCCGGCGATTTTTGGGGCACAACCACCATCCAACGCCGAGGCTTCACCCCCTTCTCCTACCGCAACATCAGCGGCGGCGCGAACCCCACCCGCCGCCTCCAACCCAACCAAGTCACCGCCACGATCAACGGCCGCGCCGAACCCGGAACCCTCGTCCAACTCGTCACCAACCTCCAGCAGCGCGATGTGTGGGATGAAGAACTCGTCGATGGTTCCGGGGTCTATCGGTTTACTGATGTCCCCGTGGGACGGGATGCGCCGCGCAACTATTATCTGCTTCTGTTTCCCAACGGTTCCCTCGCCGCCGAGCCGGTCATCGAAGCAGCCGAATTCACCCTCCTGCCCGAACAACTCCCCACCGGCGCATCAGCCCTGATCGCGTCTAGCGGTTGGCGACGCATCCGCAAGCCCGATAAATTTATTGGGGAATTTCAGGGGTTAAGCGGCGGTGTTGCCTACCGTTACGGCATCAGTGAAGACCTCACCCTTGGTATCGGCAGTGTTTATGATGGCGACCTCTACGGCTTGGCAGAACTGTTTTATCAACCCAAGGGTACGCCCCTGCGCGTTGCCATTTCGGGGTTAATGAGTACTGATAGTGATGTGGATGCGGAGGTGGTGTGGGATCAGCAGGACTTGTATATCACGCTGAACACGAATTTAGACCGCACACAATATAGTTTGAATTGGGAAGTGCTTGCGGGGCTGCGGTTGTTCAGTCGGGGCACTTGGGATGATTTTGCCCGGTTTGGGGTGCAATATTCCACCTCTGGCCGCTTGGCTTCAACGATTTTGGGGTTGAATTGGCAGACGGATGCTCGAACAGATTGGCTCTTGTATCAACGTCTTGATCAGTGGACGCTGACCCATCGTGGCGACGATCGCAGCGATCGCCTCACCACCGACACCCAACTAGACTATCGCCTCAACCGTACTAATCAGTCTGATTTTCTCGCCCTGGGTCTTGAAACCGAGTGGGTCGAGGGCGGGCAAGGTCGCACTGCACAAGATAATTACCTCTTAACTGCCGGATGGCACTATAAATCCCGCGATCGCAATGACATCGGCCAATCCCTCTGGCAAACGGAACTGGGTTATGGCGTGAGCGCGAAAAGCCACGGCCCCTATGCCCTCATCGGTACGACGGTGGTTCCTGGCCTGTTTCTCGAAGCCCGCTACGAAGTGGTCACCCTCCGCGCCAATCAAAACCGTTTCACGTTTCAACTACGCTCTAGTTTAGGAGTGCAGCCGGGGTTTGGGCCCGGTGAACGCCGTCCCGAACGGTTACGCACCGAAGGTGGGATATTAGTGCAGCCGTTCTATGATTTTAATGGTAACGGTGAGCGCGACGCGGGGGAATCTCTGTATCAGGACAGTGTTGATTTTCTGATTGTCGATCATGAAGTAGTGCGATCGCAAGACCTGTATCAGGAAGGCGATCGCCTCCTCTTGCCCCTCAGTGCCGGATTCCATCGCATCGACCTCGAAGAGGCCGGATTTCCCCCGGATTTCCAACCGACCATCACCAGTTTTGCCGTCGAGGTGGCAGAGGGCAGCTACACCCCGTTTCCGATCCCCTTGCAGGCATCCTATACGCTGATGGGAGTGGTGACGAATGCCGACGGGAACCCAGTCGCTGGGGCGCGAGTCGAAGCCGTGGATGAACAGGGCGAGATCGTCAGTTTTTCAATTACCAACAGCGCCGGGGTGTATTATCTCGAACAGCTTCGCCTTGGAACCTATCGCATCAACATCAACGGTCAAGCCGTGGGCGATCGCAATCAAATCATTTTCAACCCGAACTCAGACACCCTCGAAGAATTGAACCTCCAAACCCCTCCCCCCAATAACGACAGGTCTCAACGCCGCACCTCAAAACGCCGAAAAATCATCTCTCTTCCCTATCGCCACCCCGCCGATCAGGTCGGCACGCTGCCCTGA
- a CDS encoding RNA polymerase sigma factor, protein MSTDDDRVFWSMWLQHEAEIYRCCLRWMGNRPDAEDAWSAAMLRAKAKAKQSKIDNERAWLRQLAKNLCIDLHRQRGRRAVVCGDFDAIAPSGDGEYGPGDPVNYALQAELITFCWEAIAALPSKLREVMVLWVEEDCSYGEIGERLGLSTANVRKRVSQARAILRRRLAEYERGVKHKNVNQ, encoded by the coding sequence ATGTCCACGGATGATGATCGAGTTTTTTGGTCGATGTGGTTGCAGCACGAAGCCGAGATTTACCGTTGCTGTTTGCGGTGGATGGGGAATAGACCCGATGCGGAGGATGCCTGGTCAGCAGCGATGTTAAGGGCAAAGGCGAAAGCCAAGCAGAGCAAGATTGATAATGAGCGAGCTTGGTTGCGCCAGTTGGCAAAAAATCTATGTATCGATCTCCATCGTCAGCGGGGTCGTCGGGCGGTAGTTTGTGGTGATTTTGATGCGATCGCTCCGTCAGGAGATGGGGAATATGGGCCGGGAGATCCGGTGAACTATGCCTTGCAGGCAGAGTTGATCACGTTCTGTTGGGAAGCGATCGCGGCTTTACCATCGAAATTGCGGGAGGTGATGGTGTTATGGGTGGAGGAAGATTGTTCCTATGGGGAGATTGGGGAGCGGTTAGGTCTTTCGACGGCAAATGTGCGGAAGCGGGTTTCCCAAGCGCGGGCGATTTTGCGTCGTCGGTTGGCGGAGTATGAGCGGGGCGTAAAGCATAAGAATGTGAATCAATGA
- the rnc gene encoding ribonuclease III, translated as MKSLLRHNEILEINYLFPCAIAANLFMPALPSFRNPDLLRQALTHSSFAHESNTREADNERLEFLGDALLTFLCGEFLYHHEPELSEGDMTRLRTTMVDREQLAEFAIALGIDEQLRLGKSAEQNGARFNPRLLCGAFEAMLGAYYLDSYDLEIVQDFMTPLFERILTELLTPQQNSMDGKKADHKSLLQQHALADSDRNPQRDPPRYYTERIGGTDDAPYFEAEVAIDGVVYGKGQGRSKKEAEKAAAKAALTEFLTDDD; from the coding sequence GTGAAAAGTCTGCTCCGGCACAATGAGATACTAGAGATTAACTATCTCTTCCCTTGTGCGATCGCTGCCAATTTATTTATGCCTGCTTTGCCGTCTTTCCGTAACCCCGACTTGCTCCGTCAAGCTCTCACCCATAGTTCGTTTGCCCACGAAAGTAATACCCGTGAGGCCGATAATGAACGGCTGGAGTTTTTGGGAGATGCGCTGTTGACGTTTCTCTGTGGTGAATTTTTATACCACCATGAGCCGGAATTGAGTGAAGGGGATATGACGCGGCTCCGCACGACGATGGTAGATCGGGAACAGTTGGCGGAATTTGCGATCGCCCTCGGCATTGATGAGCAACTGCGCCTGGGAAAATCGGCTGAACAAAATGGAGCCCGCTTTAATCCGCGCCTGCTCTGTGGGGCGTTTGAGGCGATGTTAGGGGCCTATTACCTCGATTCCTATGATTTAGAAATTGTGCAAGATTTTATGACCCCGCTGTTTGAGCGGATTTTGACGGAGCTTTTGACTCCGCAACAAAACAGCATGGATGGGAAAAAAGCCGATCATAAAAGTCTCCTGCAACAGCACGCCCTCGCCGACAGCGATCGCAACCCCCAACGCGACCCACCCCGCTACTACACCGAACGGATTGGGGGGACGGATGATGCACCGTATTTTGAGGCCGAGGTGGCGATTGATGGGGTGGTCTATGGCAAAGGTCAGGGGCGATCGAAAAAAGAAGCCGAAAAAGCCGCCGCCAAAGCCGCCCTCACCGAATTTCTCACCGATGACGATTGA
- a CDS encoding lysophospholipid acyltransferase family protein: MNTITPSKISSRISPLFSAIAYPLGNQFVLPYYFDHIFVTGQHHIPNHGPVILAPTHRSRWDALIVAHATGRGVTGRYLRFMVSADEMRGVQGWFIRQLGGFPVDTRRTHRTKMASLDHTIELLHRGQMVVIFPEGNIFRDTQVQPIKRGVAKIALDAQAQRSNTLPPVQIVPIDLHYSDPIPHRGTAVRVTIGQPLTATDYSSDSVKAGSKQLTQDLAAALQSLGSRVCREKSAPAQ, encoded by the coding sequence ATGAACACCATTACCCCCTCAAAAATTTCCTCCCGTATTTCTCCCCTCTTTAGTGCGATCGCCTATCCCCTGGGCAATCAATTCGTGCTGCCCTACTACTTCGATCACATCTTCGTCACAGGTCAACACCATATTCCCAACCATGGCCCCGTCATCCTCGCCCCGACCCATCGCTCCCGGTGGGATGCGCTGATCGTCGCCCACGCCACGGGCAGAGGGGTCACAGGGCGTTACCTACGGTTTATGGTGTCGGCGGATGAAATGAGGGGGGTGCAGGGGTGGTTTATTCGGCAGTTGGGCGGCTTTCCCGTGGATACACGCCGCACTCATCGCACCAAAATGGCGAGCCTAGACCACACCATTGAACTGTTGCATCGGGGGCAAATGGTGGTGATTTTTCCTGAGGGGAATATTTTTCGAGACACCCAGGTGCAACCGATTAAACGCGGTGTGGCAAAAATTGCCCTCGACGCACAGGCACAGCGTTCTAACACCCTGCCGCCCGTGCAAATTGTGCCCATTGATCTGCACTATTCCGACCCCATTCCGCACCGGGGTACGGCGGTGCGCGTCACGATTGGTCAGCCCCTTACGGCGACGGACTACAGCAGCGATTCTGTGAAGGCCGGCTCAAAACAATTAACCCAAGACCTGGCAGCAGCATTGCAATCTCTGGGGTCACGGGTTTGCCGTGAAAAGTCTGCTCCGGCACAATGA
- the tadA gene encoding tRNA adenosine(34) deaminase TadA, whose protein sequence is MRFELAQLTPAAYAHHRFWMGEALALAREAGAAGDVPVGAVVVDQGGHCLGRAGNRKERDRNPTAHAEILAIQQASHTRQDWHLTPCTLYVTLEPCPMCTGAIIQARLGLLVYGCDDPKTGTVRSVLNLPDHPCSNHRLPVLAGIEAAACQTLLSDWFAQRRA, encoded by the coding sequence ATGCGCTTTGAACTCGCACAATTAACGCCCGCCGCCTACGCTCACCATCGGTTTTGGATGGGGGAGGCGTTGGCGTTGGCGCGGGAGGCTGGGGCGGCGGGGGATGTGCCGGTGGGGGCGGTGGTGGTGGATCAGGGGGGGCATTGCTTGGGGCGGGCGGGAAATCGGAAAGAGCGCGATCGCAACCCCACCGCCCACGCTGAAATTCTCGCCATCCAACAAGCCAGCCACACCCGACAAGATTGGCATCTCACCCCCTGCACCCTCTACGTCACCCTCGAACCCTGCCCCATGTGTACCGGCGCGATTATCCAAGCTCGCCTTGGCCTGCTGGTCTATGGCTGTGATGACCCCAAAACGGGAACGGTGCGCAGTGTTCTCAATTTGCCCGACCATCCCTGCTCTAACCATCGCTTGCCCGTCCTCGCCGGGATTGAAGCCGCCGCCTGTCAAACCCTGCTCTCGGATTGGTTTGCCCAGCGTCGCGCTTGA
- a CDS encoding cysteine desulfurase family protein yields MRQRPIYLDHNATTPVDPQVVEAMLPYFTESFGNPSSNGHLYGWEAEAAVKQARQHLADAIHCDPDELIFTSGATESNNLAIKGVAEAYFSQGRHIITVATEHSAVLDPCAYLEALGFEVTTLPVQGDGLVDVDELSAAIRPDTVLVSVMAANNEIGVVQPLAAIGALCHERGVLFHTDAAQALGKIPLDVVAMQIDLMSLTAHKLYGPKGIGALYVRRRRPRVNLAAQLHGGGQERGRRSGTLSTPQIVGFGAAVAIAMEHRETEGERLRQLRDRLWTEIQALDGILLNGHPTQRLPGNLNISILGVNGAALLLGLQPTVALSSGSACASTNAAPSHVLLALGRSDAIAAASLRFGLGRQTTAAEIDRVAIAVQTTITALRSSPQSPQQHETFKNGL; encoded by the coding sequence ATGCGTCAACGCCCCATCTATCTCGACCACAATGCCACAACCCCCGTTGACCCCCAGGTCGTTGAGGCGATGTTACCCTACTTTACCGAATCCTTCGGCAATCCATCGAGCAACGGTCACCTCTACGGGTGGGAGGCCGAAGCAGCCGTTAAACAGGCTCGCCAACATCTAGCCGACGCGATTCACTGCGACCCCGATGAACTGATTTTCACCAGTGGCGCGACGGAATCCAATAACCTGGCAATCAAAGGGGTTGCCGAGGCCTATTTTTCCCAGGGTCGCCACATTATCACCGTTGCCACGGAACACAGCGCCGTGCTCGATCCTTGCGCCTATTTGGAGGCGCTGGGGTTTGAGGTGACGACGTTGCCTGTGCAGGGGGATGGACTGGTGGATGTGGACGAATTGAGCGCGGCGATTCGCCCAGATACGGTGCTGGTGTCGGTGATGGCGGCAAATAATGAGATCGGGGTGGTGCAACCCTTGGCGGCGATCGGCGCACTGTGCCACGAGCGGGGGGTGCTGTTCCATACGGACGCGGCTCAGGCTTTGGGGAAAATTCCCCTGGATGTGGTCGCGATGCAGATTGATTTGATGTCGTTGACGGCCCATAAACTCTACGGCCCGAAGGGAATTGGGGCGCTGTATGTGCGGCGACGACGGCCACGGGTGAACCTGGCGGCCCAACTCCACGGCGGGGGACAGGAACGGGGCCGACGATCGGGGACGTTGTCCACGCCGCAGATTGTCGGGTTTGGGGCGGCGGTGGCGATCGCCATGGAGCACCGAGAAACGGAGGGGGAACGGTTGCGGCAATTGCGCGATCGCCTCTGGACGGAGATCCAAGCCCTTGACGGGATCTTGCTCAATGGTCACCCCACCCAACGCCTACCGGGAAATCTCAATATCAGCATTCTGGGGGTGAATGGGGCGGCGTTGTTATTGGGGCTACAGCCCACGGTGGCGCTGTCGTCGGGGTCGGCCTGTGCGAGTACCAATGCTGCCCCGTCCCATGTGTTGCTGGCCCTGGGGCGTAGTGATGCGATCGCCGCTGCCTCGCTGCGGTTTGGCCTCGGTCGTCAAACAACAGCAGCCGAGATTGATCGCGTGGCGATCGCCGTCCAAACCACAATCACGGCCCTCCGTTCCTCCCCCCAATCACCCCAGCAACACGAAACGTTCAAGAATGGTTTATAA
- a CDS encoding Rne/Rng family ribonuclease, producing MPKQIIIAEQHQIAAVFSEDQIQELVVSTGTQQVSDIYLGTVENVLPGIDAAFVNIGDSDRNGFMHVTDLGPLRLRRSASAITELLSPQQKVLVQVMKEPTGNKGPRLTGNISMPGRYLVLMPYGRGVNLSRRIESEAERSRLRALAVLIKPAGMGLLVRTEAEGKGEDEILEDLDYLLKQWESVQTQASSARPPMLLNRDDDFIQRVLRDIYTADVNRIVVDSAAAVKRVKQHLRNWSGGRAPEGVLIDHHRDRLPILEFFRVNAAIREALKPRVDLPSGGYIIIEPTEALTVIDVNSGSFTRSATSRETVLWTNYEAATEIARQMRLRNLAGVLVVDFIDMDSRRDQLALLEHFTKALAADKARPQIAQLSELGLVELTRKRQGQNLYELFGKECPHCGGLGHLARLPGEADHTPLERAPLSIPSTPTTVSKTPRILDKREDEEETLFDGESENEKSLDLVNHPSYQDSGNTGNRRRRRRRIGDGESVTNGSASSIPSRTKPRLNANRNGEPEKETFEAESSSGVTDSAERQERPERQERDRTASGRVSRREYTPPEKVTVPMTPLEQEIYALMGVSPLIRIEREVKDPKSVLVSVADVDSSAAAQEFQETVTELPDVPVTAATTPPAQETVDHEGIPAPVKQEPEPSTEEEEAEESTQVVVTSAASSKPKKKNSEAVSPESEALSTPRTSAGGGTRRRRRRSSARSGS from the coding sequence ATGCCTAAGCAGATTATTATTGCAGAACAGCATCAGATCGCGGCTGTTTTTAGTGAAGATCAAATTCAAGAGCTTGTTGTCTCGACAGGTACACAACAGGTCAGTGATATCTACCTTGGAACCGTAGAAAACGTATTACCTGGAATTGATGCAGCCTTTGTCAATATTGGGGACAGCGATCGCAACGGCTTTATGCACGTGACCGATCTGGGCCCCTTGCGGCTGCGGCGCAGTGCCTCAGCAATTACCGAACTGCTGTCCCCGCAGCAAAAAGTGCTGGTGCAGGTGATGAAAGAGCCGACGGGGAACAAAGGCCCCCGCTTAACCGGCAACATCAGCATGCCGGGCCGCTACCTAGTCTTGATGCCCTACGGCCGGGGGGTGAACCTCTCCCGACGGATCGAAAGTGAAGCAGAACGCAGTCGGCTGCGGGCTTTAGCGGTGTTGATTAAACCGGCGGGGATGGGGCTGCTGGTGCGTACCGAGGCCGAGGGCAAGGGTGAAGATGAGATTTTAGAGGATTTGGACTATCTCCTCAAGCAATGGGAATCGGTGCAGACCCAGGCAAGTTCCGCCCGGCCGCCCATGTTGCTCAACCGCGATGATGACTTTATCCAGCGGGTGTTACGGGACATCTACACCGCCGATGTGAACCGGATTGTCGTAGATTCAGCGGCGGCGGTGAAGCGCGTCAAGCAGCATCTCCGGAATTGGAGCGGGGGTCGCGCCCCGGAAGGGGTCTTAATTGACCATCACCGCGATCGCTTACCGATCCTAGAATTTTTCCGCGTCAATGCGGCGATTCGTGAAGCCCTCAAACCCCGGGTGGATCTGCCGTCGGGGGGCTACATCATCATCGAACCCACGGAAGCCCTCACCGTCATTGATGTCAACTCCGGCTCCTTCACCCGCTCCGCCACCTCCCGCGAAACGGTGCTGTGGACGAACTACGAAGCCGCCACAGAAATCGCCCGCCAAATGCGCCTCCGGAACTTGGCCGGGGTTTTGGTGGTGGACTTCATCGATATGGACTCGCGCCGCGACCAATTGGCCCTACTCGAACATTTCACCAAAGCCCTGGCGGCAGATAAAGCCCGCCCCCAAATTGCGCAGTTGTCGGAATTGGGACTGGTGGAACTGACCCGTAAACGCCAGGGGCAAAACCTCTATGAACTGTTTGGCAAAGAATGTCCCCATTGCGGTGGCTTGGGGCATTTGGCGCGTTTACCAGGGGAGGCAGACCACACCCCCCTAGAACGCGCCCCGTTGTCGATCCCATCGACTCCTACCACGGTGAGCAAAACGCCTCGGATTTTGGATAAACGTGAGGATGAGGAGGAAACGCTGTTTGATGGGGAAAGCGAGAATGAGAAATCGCTAGATTTGGTCAATCATCCCAGTTACCAAGACAGCGGTAATACCGGCAATCGGCGGCGGCGGCGGCGGCGCATTGGGGACGGGGAGAGTGTCACGAATGGCAGTGCAAGCAGTATCCCCAGCAGGACAAAGCCGCGCTTGAATGCGAATCGAAATGGGGAGCCGGAAAAAGAAACTTTTGAGGCAGAGTCGTCTTCTGGGGTGACGGATAGTGCTGAACGGCAAGAGCGACCCGAACGGCAAGAGCGCGATCGCACCGCCTCCGGCCGAGTGTCACGCCGTGAATACACTCCTCCGGAAAAAGTAACCGTGCCCATGACCCCCTTGGAACAGGAAATTTACGCCCTGATGGGGGTTTCTCCCCTGATTCGGATTGAGCGGGAGGTGAAAGATCCCAAGTCCGTTTTGGTGTCGGTGGCGGATGTGGACTCATCAGCAGCGGCCCAGGAGTTTCAGGAGACGGTGACTGAATTGCCTGACGTTCCCGTGACCGCAGCAACTACGCCGCCGGCTCAGGAAACGGTGGATCACGAGGGAATCCCTGCCCCCGTGAAACAGGAACCAGAACCCTCAACCGAGGAGGAAGAGGCCGAGGAATCGACCCAGGTTGTGGTCACATCGGCTGCTTCGAGCAAGCCCAAGAAAAAGAACAGTGAGGCTGTGTCCCCGGAGAGTGAGGCCTTGTCCACACCACGGACAAGCGCAGGGGGCGGGACTCGTCGCCGTCGCCGTCGGTCTTCGGCTCGTAGTGGTTCCTAG
- a CDS encoding ribonuclease HII, with product MRPCPHHGQAQGAGLVAVAVGLRLVVVPRVAPLDLASCPAVVAGVDEVGRGAWFGPVVAAAVLITPDQGGQLRDRGVRDSKQLSAKRRSHYVPEIQAIATDVKIGYATPREIDRRNILQASLAAMARAVQRLTPTPHHCYVDGTFTIPGLTLPQTAIIKGDQQEIAIAAASIIAKVWRDRLIERLAQRYPQYDLANNKGYGTAKHRLALTEHGVSPLHRRSFKPCQIHSNTP from the coding sequence GTGAGGCCTTGTCCACACCACGGACAAGCGCAGGGGGCGGGACTCGTCGCCGTCGCCGTCGGTCTTCGGCTCGTAGTGGTTCCTAGGGTTGCGCCCCTCGACCTTGCCTCATGCCCGGCTGTGGTGGCGGGGGTTGATGAGGTGGGGCGGGGGGCTTGGTTTGGGCCGGTGGTGGCGGCGGCGGTGCTGATCACGCCGGATCAAGGGGGGCAGTTACGCGATCGCGGCGTGCGGGATAGTAAGCAATTGAGTGCCAAGCGGCGATCGCACTACGTCCCTGAGATTCAGGCGATCGCCACTGATGTCAAAATCGGCTACGCCACCCCCCGCGAAATCGATCGCCGCAACATCCTGCAAGCGTCCCTGGCCGCCATGGCCAGGGCGGTACAGCGACTTACCCCTACGCCCCACCATTGCTACGTTGACGGCACGTTTACGATTCCCGGCCTGACCCTGCCCCAAACGGCGATCATTAAAGGCGACCAACAGGAAATTGCGATCGCTGCGGCGAGCATCATCGCGAAAGTGTGGCGCGATCGCCTGATCGAACGGTTAGCGCAGCGGTATCCTCAGTATGATTTGGCGAATAATAAAGGCTACGGCACTGCGAAACATCGCTTGGCCTTGACTGAGCATGGTGTGTCGCCGCTCCATCGCCGTTCCTTCAAACCCTGCCAGATCCACAGCAACACACCCTAA
- the cysC gene encoding adenylyl-sulfate kinase, producing the protein MEQRGVTVWFTGLSGAGKTTISQVVAERLRSQGYPLEVLDGDIVRTNLTKGLGFSKEDRDENIRRIGFVSHLLTRNGVIVIVSAISPYRAIREEVRARVGSFVEVFVNAPLAVCEERDVKGLYKRARSGEIKQFTGISDPYEPPANPEIECRTDLEDLEESVEKVLSALKEGGYIS; encoded by the coding sequence ATGGAGCAACGCGGAGTTACAGTTTGGTTTACGGGCCTCAGTGGCGCAGGCAAAACCACCATTAGTCAGGTCGTTGCGGAACGACTGCGATCGCAGGGCTATCCGTTAGAAGTCCTCGATGGGGATATTGTGCGGACAAACCTCACCAAAGGCTTAGGGTTTAGCAAAGAAGACCGCGACGAAAATATTCGGCGGATTGGGTTTGTCTCGCACCTGTTGACCCGCAATGGTGTGATTGTGATTGTCTCCGCGATTTCCCCCTATCGCGCTATTCGCGAAGAAGTCCGCGCTCGCGTCGGGAGTTTTGTGGAAGTGTTTGTGAATGCGCCCCTCGCGGTCTGTGAAGAGCGGGATGTGAAGGGCTTGTATAAGCGGGCGCGATCGGGTGAAATTAAGCAATTTACGGGGATTTCTGATCCCTACGAACCGCCTGCTAACCCTGAAATTGAATGCCGCACGGATCTTGAAGACCTTGAAGAAAGTGTCGAAAAAGTCCTCTCTGCGTTGAAAGAAGGCGGCTACATTAGCTAG
- a CDS encoding Hpt domain-containing protein yields the protein MDAANQQKILGYFIEEAREHLETLAEGLMDLSKVINDPEEINELFRAAHSVKGGSAMLGYNSIQRTAHRLEDCFKLLKEHDIPADSKLESLFLKGYDTLHTLIDQLESPFGLRDEDADKITAAADPDFAELEAYLNQLIRGSVPVPAPTPSVPSSGQRPADPVMTIAPEQEKFSHNVTVLLKEMLRLFKQKPSADGRKELQKRCIRLSKLAPSVKIWQRLTKNCYQAIGNPKFSYRTLAPIVIQELKQASDRITLNEVDQITISSGLKQLATAKVPQILISVEPAAAAKTLLRTFDKKQVVQLVKLLSDAS from the coding sequence TTGGATGCGGCCAACCAACAAAAAATCTTAGGATACTTCATTGAAGAAGCGAGGGAACATCTCGAAACCCTGGCAGAGGGTTTGATGGATCTCTCGAAGGTGATCAATGATCCTGAAGAAATTAATGAGCTATTCCGGGCAGCCCACTCGGTAAAAGGGGGGTCAGCAATGTTGGGCTATAACAGCATTCAACGCACCGCCCACCGCCTCGAAGACTGCTTTAAACTGCTCAAAGAGCACGATATTCCGGCTGACTCTAAGCTCGAATCTCTCTTTTTAAAGGGCTACGACACCCTGCATACGTTGATCGATCAACTCGAAAGCCCCTTTGGACTCCGGGATGAAGATGCAGACAAAATTACCGCTGCCGCTGACCCGGATTTTGCCGAACTCGAAGCCTATTTAAACCAACTGATTCGCGGCAGTGTGCCTGTTCCGGCCCCAACTCCGTCCGTTCCGTCATCGGGACAGCGACCGGCGGACCCAGTGATGACGATCGCTCCTGAGCAGGAAAAGTTTAGCCACAATGTAACGGTGTTGCTCAAGGAAATGCTGCGCCTGTTTAAGCAAAAGCCCAGTGCTGACGGACGGAAGGAGTTACAAAAGCGCTGTATCCGCTTGTCGAAGTTAGCCCCGTCGGTGAAGATTTGGCAGCGGCTGACAAAAAATTGTTATCAGGCGATCGGTAATCCGAAATTTTCCTATCGTACGTTGGCTCCGATTGTGATCCAAGAGTTGAAACAGGCGAGCGATCGCATTACCCTCAACGAAGTCGATCAGATCACGATTAGCAGCGGTTTGAAGCAACTCGCAACGGCCAAAGTTCCCCAAATTCTCATTTCTGTCGAACCCGCTGCCGCTGCGAAAACGTTGCTGCGTACCTTTGATAAAAAGCAAGTGGTTCAACTCGTTAAATTGTTATCCGATGCGTCATGA